A region from the Triticum aestivum cultivar Chinese Spring chromosome 3D, IWGSC CS RefSeq v2.1, whole genome shotgun sequence genome encodes:
- the LOC123075224 gene encoding heterogeneous nuclear ribonucleoprotein A2 homolog 1 isoform X2 gives MSWWRSKPHFSADSQDSSSNDAYRGGKDRSPSRRKKSDDDEEEYRPYAGYGANTNRGGANEGGGGGGGYNGGYGGGGGGYNNGYGGGGSYSNGNGGITPYNGGGGGYNSNSSYGNGGGGYNNSSYGNGNGGDGYNNAPSWASQDTGGRTPMYINTREVHVYGAPQNDDDYNGDQKRRGGGGGGGSGFFGPAFHAVGHFVDRRFGLDDRN, from the coding sequence ATGTCGTGGTGGAGGTCCAAGCCGCACTTCAGCGCCGACAGCCAGGACTCGAGCTCCAACGACGCGTACCGCGGAGGCAAGGACCGCTCGCCGTCGCGTCGCAAGAagtccgacgacgacgaggaggagtaccGCCCATACGCAGGCTACGGCGCCAACACCAACCGCGGCGGGGCCAacgaaggcggtggcggcggcggcggctacaacgGTGGttacggcggcgggggcggcggctacaacaacggctacggcggcggtggcTCGTACAGCAACGGCAACGGCGGTATCACGCCCtacaacggcggcggcggtggctacaaCAGCAACTCTTCCTACGGAAACGGCGGCGGTGGGTACAACAACTCTTCTTACGGCAACGGCAACGGCGGCGACGGGTACAACAACGCTCCCAGCTGGGCATCCCAGGACACCGGCGGCCGGACGCCGATGTACATAAACACCAGGGAGGTCCACGTCTATGGGGCGCCGCAGAACGACGACGACTACAACGGCGACCAGaagaggcgtggtggcggcggcggcgggggcagcggGTTCTTCGGTCCGGCCTTCCATGCCGTCGGCCATTTCGTCGATCGTAGGTTCGGCCTCGACGACAGGAACTGA
- the LOC123075224 gene encoding heterogeneous nuclear ribonucleoprotein A2 homolog 1 isoform X1: protein MYIAGIRRGIKPQELEAMSWWRSKPHFSADSQDSSSNDAYRGGKDRSPSRRKKSDDDEEEYRPYAGYGANTNRGGANEGGGGGGGYNGGYGGGGGGYNNGYGGGGSYSNGNGGITPYNGGGGGYNSNSSYGNGGGGYNNSSYGNGNGGDGYNNAPSWASQDTGGRTPMYINTREVHVYGAPQNDDDYNGDQKRRGGGGGGGSGFFGPAFHAVGHFVDRRFGLDDRN from the exons ATGTA CATAGCAGGGATAAGAAGAGGAATTAAGCCCCAAGAGTTGGAGGCGATGTCGTGGTGGAGGTCCAAGCCGCACTTCAGCGCCGACAGCCAGGACTCGAGCTCCAACGACGCGTACCGCGGAGGCAAGGACCGCTCGCCGTCGCGTCGCAAGAagtccgacgacgacgaggaggagtaccGCCCATACGCAGGCTACGGCGCCAACACCAACCGCGGCGGGGCCAacgaaggcggtggcggcggcggcggctacaacgGTGGttacggcggcgggggcggcggctacaacaacggctacggcggcggtggcTCGTACAGCAACGGCAACGGCGGTATCACGCCCtacaacggcggcggcggtggctacaaCAGCAACTCTTCCTACGGAAACGGCGGCGGTGGGTACAACAACTCTTCTTACGGCAACGGCAACGGCGGCGACGGGTACAACAACGCTCCCAGCTGGGCATCCCAGGACACCGGCGGCCGGACGCCGATGTACATAAACACCAGGGAGGTCCACGTCTATGGGGCGCCGCAGAACGACGACGACTACAACGGCGACCAGaagaggcgtggtggcggcggcggcgggggcagcggGTTCTTCGGTCCGGCCTTCCATGCCGTCGGCCATTTCGTCGATCGTAGGTTCGGCCTCGACGACAGGAACTGA